Below is a window of Frigoribacterium sp. SL97 DNA.
TACGCCTCGGGTCGCAACGGCGCCGCGTCGACGAACAAGCCCGACGACGGCTCGCTCCCCGACAACCCCGACCTCGAGCCCCTCTTCGAGGCGATCCTCACGCACGTGCCGGCGCCGCGCTACGACGACGAGCACCCCCTGCAGGCGCACGTCACCAACCTCGACGCCTCGCCGTTCCTCGGTCGTCTCGCGCTCCTCCGCGTCTTCCACGGCACGCTGCAGAAGGGCCAGACGGTCGCCTGGGTCAAGTCCGACGGCTCCGTCCAGAACGCACGCATCACCGAGCTGCTGATCACGAAGGCGCTCAGCCGCTACCCCGCCGAGAGCGCGGGCCCCGGCGACATCGTCGCCGTCGCCGGCTTCGACACCATCACCATCGGCGAGACGCTGTCCGACCCCGACGACGTGCGCCCGCTGCCGACCATCACGGTCGACGACCCGGCCATCTCGATGACCATCGGCACGAACACCTCGCCGATCATCGGCAAGGTCAAGGGCCACAAGCTGACCGCCCGCATGGTCAAGGACCGCCTCGACCGCGAACTGGTCGGCAACGTCTCGCTCAAGGTCCTCGACGTCGGTCGTCCCGACGCGTGGGAGGTCCAGGGTCGCGGCGAGCTCGCACTGGCCATCCTCGTCGAGCAGATGCGCCGTGAGGGCTTCGAGCTCACCGTCGGCAAGCCGCAGGTCGTCACGCGTCGTGACGAGAACGGCAAGCTCCAGGAGCCGTTCGAGCACATGACCATCGACGTGCCCGACGAGTACCTCGGCGCCGTGACGCAGCTCATGGCCGCCCGCAAGGGCCGCATGGAGAACATGGCGAACCACGGCTCGGGCTGGGTCCGCATGGAGTTCATCGTCCCCTCGCGCGGCCTGATCGGCTTCCGCACGCAGTTCCTCACCGACACGCGCGGCACCGGCATCGCCAACGGCATCAGCCACGGCTACGGCCCCTGGGCCGGCGAGATCTCGACCCGCACCAACGGCTCGATCATCGCCGACCGCTCCGGCGTCGTCACCCCCTTCGCGATCATCAACCTGCAGGAGCGCATGTCGTTCTTCGTGCAGCCGACCGAAGAGGTCTACGAGGGCATGGTCGTGGGCGAGAACTCGCGCGCCGACGACATGGACGTCAACATCACCAAAGAGAAGAAGCTGACCAACATGCGTCAGTCGACGGCCGACAACTTCGAGTCGATGACGCCCTCCAAGGTGCTCTCGCTCGAAGAGGCCCTCGAGTTCGCCGGTGACGACGAGTGCGTCGAGGTCACCCCCGACGCGATCCGCATCCGCAAGGTCGAGCTCGACGCGAGCGCCCGCCAGCGCAGCACCGCTCGCCTGAAGAAGCAGAACGCGTAAGCAGCACCGCTCCACCGCACCACCCATCGAGGAGGCGGTCCGCACCACTGCGGGCCGCCTCCTTCGTGCATCGTCGGCACGTTCCACGCCCACCCTCAGCGACCGCGGTTAGCCTCGCGAGGTGCTGATCCAGAAGACGACCCTCGCCCGCTCCGCCGCCACGCTCGCGCTGGCGGCCGGCCTCGTGACCGGCCTCACCGCCTGCGGCGCGGGCTCGCCCGTCGACAACATCGTGGGTGGCGCGGTCGACAGCGGCATCGAGAGCCTCAAGGGCACGGCGCAGAAGGCCGTCGAGGACGCCGCCGGGGAGGCGCTGAACGGTGCCGGCATCACGACCGACGGCACCCTGCCCGCGAGCTTCCCGACCGAGGTCCCGCTCGTCCCCGGGACGACTCGCGGTGGGGGAGCCGGTCCCGACGGCACCGGCTGGGTGGCCCAGATCGCCGTCTCGGGTGCCGACCAGTTCACCGTCGCCCAACAGCAACTCGAGGCCGCCGGGTTCACGGCCTCCGGTGTCGACACCGACGCGGAGAGCGGCTTCGGCACGTTCACGGGTACCGCCTACCGCGTCGTGCTCACCGTCTCGACCGACAGCGAGGGCAAGGCGATCGCCACCTACGTCGTCACGTCCGTCTGAGCGACCGCGGCGCATCCCGACGGACTGCGCGGGTCCCGCGGGTCTCGGCGAGTCCCGGGGCCCGACGGTCGCGTCAGGCGAAGAGGGTCTCGCCCACCCAGCCGTCCTGGGACGCCCCCGGTGGAACGGCGAAGATGCCCGATCCGACGTGCTTCACGTACTCGTTCATCCGGTCGTTCCGCGACAGCGCCTGCTGGATGGGCACGTACTGCCGCCGCGGGTCCCGGTTGAAGGCGATGAAGAACAGCCCGGCGTTGAGGCGGCCGAGCTCGTCGTTGCCGTCGACGAAGTTGTAGCCGCGACGCAGCAGCGTGGCCCCGTCGTTGTTCTGGGGGTGCGCCAGGGCGACGTGCGAGTCGGGTGCGATGGCCGGCCCGCCACCGGTCGGGCCGGCGACGGCGAAGTCGGGGGCCGTGAACTCGGTGCCGCCCGAGAGCGGAGCCCCTTCGCCCTTGTCCCGACCCACGACCGTCTGCTGCTCGGCCAGCGAGGCGTGGTCCCACGTCTCGATCGTCATGCGGATCTTGCGCGCGACGAGGTACGAGCCGCCGCTCATCCACCCGGCGCCGTCGGACGCGGTCGCCCAGACGCCGTCCTCCACCGCGGTGACGTCCTCGGCCTTGACGTTGGCCGTGCCGTCCTTGAAGCCGAAGAGGTTGCGGGGCGTCGTCTGGCCGCGGGTCGTCGACGAGGTCCGACCGAATCCCAGCTGCGACCACCGCAGGGAGGCGCGGCCGAAGGCGATCCGCGAGAGGTTGCGGATCGCGTGCACCGCGACCTGCGGGTCGTCGCTGCAGGCCTGTACGCACAGGTCGCCGCCGCTCGCGGCCGCCACGAGCTGGTCGCCCGAGAAGTGGGGCAGGTCGACGAGGGCCGGAGGCCGCTTCGAGGCGAGCCCGAAACGGTCGGTGCCGTCGCTCGTGGTGAACAGCGACGGACCGAACCCGATCGTCACGGTCAGCCCGGCCGCGGGCAGACCCGTGGCCTCGCCCGTGTCGTCCGGCGGCGCCAGGGGGCTGCCGCCCGTGGCGCCCGTCGGGCTGACGTCGAGGCCGGCCGTCAGCCTCGACGCGGCGTAGCTCCAGTCCTTCAGCAGCTCGACGAGTTCGGCGCGGGAGACCCCGTCCGCGACGTCGAACGAGGCGAAGTGCAGGCGGTCCTGCGCGGCGGTGACGATGCCCGACTGGTGCCGACCGAAGAACGGGTACGACGCCGAGGCCCCGGAGGACCCGTCGGCATGGGCCTGCACGGCTCGGTCCGTGCCGATTCCGACCCCGAGGCCGAGGACGCCGGCTCCGACGCCCGTCCCGACGAGCCCCAGCAGACCGCGTCGCGAGAGGCCGCCTCCCTCCGTCACTGTCAGGCGACCAGCGCGGAGGTCAGCTCGCTGAGCGGCTCGCTGAGGGCGTTGACGGCATCCGACAGCTTCTTCTTGTCGGCGTCGGTAAGGTCGGTGTACGACGGGTACCCCGTGTCGAGGCTGCCGTACCCCGCGAGCAGCGTCTCGACCTTCGTCAGCCGGTCGTCGATGGAGGTCGCCAGCTCGGGGTCCTTCTGGTCGACGATGTCGCGCACGCCGTCGAACGCAACCCGGGCGCCCTCGAGGTTGCCCTGGAAGTCGTAGAGGTCGGTGTGCGACCAGATCTCTTCCTCGCCGGTGATCTTGCCGGTGGCCACCTCGTCCATCAGGCCGACCGCACCGTTGGCGATCGCGTCGATCCCGACCGTGAAGTCGTCCGCGGTGACCTCGTCGTAGAGGTCCTTCGTGTCGCTCGTCAGCAGGCCGGCGTAGTGGGCACGTTCGTCGGCCGTCAGGGGGACGTACGCCGCGCCTCCGTTCTCGGACGCCGCGGGCTGCCAGAGGTCCTTCTCGATGCGGTGCCATCCGGTCCACTCGGTGCCGGCTTCGACGTCGGCCTCGCGGAAGTCGATCTTCGGGTCGAGGTCGCCGAACGACTCGGCCACCGGCTCGATGCGCTCGTAGTGCGCCCGCGCCGACGGGTAGAGCGACCGGGCCTTCTCGTCGTCGCCGGCGGTGTACGCGGCGAGGAACTCGTCGGTCGCCGTGACGAGCTGCCCGGTCTGGTCCTTCACGTAGCCCACGTACGCCGTCGCCGCGGCGTCGATCTGCTGCTTCTCGCTGCCCGTCGCCTCGACGGCCGCGCCCGAGTCGGTCACCGTGAAGGAGGCGCGGACGCCTTCTCCGACGAGTCCCGGGACGCAGGCGGTGTAGTAGTCGCCGGCCGGCACCGAGACCGTCATCGAGCCCGTCGTGCCGGGGCCGATGTTCTCCTTCTCGCTGATGATGCGGAGACCGTCGTCGGCGAGCAGTTCGAACTCGCTGTTGTCGCTGCCGGTGTTCGTCATGGTGAACGTGACGGGGCCGCTCGGGACCGAGGTGGTCGAGAGCGAACACGTGTCGTCGGAGCCGTCGACGGTCACGGCGGTGGCCGCGGAGGAGCCGGCGGGAGCGTTCGCGACGCAGCCGGTCAGGGCCAGCGCGAGGGCGGCGACGCCCGAGGCGACGGCGAGGGGGCGGAGGGGGCTGGCGATCATCGTGATGCTCCTGCGGTGCGGGGTGACGGGGTGGTCGAGGGGGCGGACGTGCCGAGGGTCGCGGACGAGCCGGACGGGGTCGTGGTACCGGGTCGACGTCGGCGGGTCGCCCGCACGAAGAGGGGGACGACGACGGCGAGGTAGGCGAGCCAGACGACGACCTGCAGCCAGCTCGGCGTCGGGGTGAAGTTCACGAGCCCCTGGAGCAGGGTGCCGTACCAGCTGGTCGGCGGAACGGCAGCGCTCACGTCGAAGGCCAGGGAGGCGCGGCCCGGCAGCACGGACGCCTCCTGCAGGTCGCCCACCCCGTAGGCGAGGACGCCCGCCGCGACGACGACGAGGAAGTAGCCGGTCACCCGGAAGAACCGGGCGACGTCGAGGCGGACCACGCCACGGTAGATCGCCACCTGGACGGCGACCGCCGTGACGATGCCGAGGAGCGCGCCCACCAGCGGCGTCGCGCCGCCACCGGTCGACTGCAC
It encodes the following:
- the efeB gene encoding iron uptake transporter deferrochelatase/peroxidase subunit → MTVTEGGGLSRRGLLGLVGTGVGAGVLGLGVGIGTDRAVQAHADGSSGASASYPFFGRHQSGIVTAAQDRLHFASFDVADGVSRAELVELLKDWSYAASRLTAGLDVSPTGATGGSPLAPPDDTGEATGLPAAGLTVTIGFGPSLFTTSDGTDRFGLASKRPPALVDLPHFSGDQLVAAASGGDLCVQACSDDPQVAVHAIRNLSRIAFGRASLRWSQLGFGRTSSTTRGQTTPRNLFGFKDGTANVKAEDVTAVEDGVWATASDGAGWMSGGSYLVARKIRMTIETWDHASLAEQQTVVGRDKGEGAPLSGGTEFTAPDFAVAGPTGGGPAIAPDSHVALAHPQNNDGATLLRRGYNFVDGNDELGRLNAGLFFIAFNRDPRRQYVPIQQALSRNDRMNEYVKHVGSGIFAVPPGASQDGWVGETLFA
- the efeO gene encoding iron uptake system protein EfeO, with the translated sequence MIASPLRPLAVASGVAALALALTGCVANAPAGSSAATAVTVDGSDDTCSLSTTSVPSGPVTFTMTNTGSDNSEFELLADDGLRIISEKENIGPGTTGSMTVSVPAGDYYTACVPGLVGEGVRASFTVTDSGAAVEATGSEKQQIDAAATAYVGYVKDQTGQLVTATDEFLAAYTAGDDEKARSLYPSARAHYERIEPVAESFGDLDPKIDFREADVEAGTEWTGWHRIEKDLWQPAASENGGAAYVPLTADERAHYAGLLTSDTKDLYDEVTADDFTVGIDAIANGAVGLMDEVATGKITGEEEIWSHTDLYDFQGNLEGARVAFDGVRDIVDQKDPELATSIDDRLTKVETLLAGYGSLDTGYPSYTDLTDADKKKLSDAVNALSEPLSELTSALVA
- the typA gene encoding translational GTPase TypA produces the protein MATAIRSDLRNVAIVAHVDHGKTTLVDAMLKQTNSFDAHFDTEDRMMDGNELEREKGITILAKNTSVLYNGAHATDGPITINVIDTPGHADFGGEVERGLSMVDGVVLLVDASEGPLPQTRFVLRKALAAKLPVILLVNKTDRPDARIDEVVAESQDLLLGLASDLSEEVDDLDLDAILNVPVVYASGRNGAASTNKPDDGSLPDNPDLEPLFEAILTHVPAPRYDDEHPLQAHVTNLDASPFLGRLALLRVFHGTLQKGQTVAWVKSDGSVQNARITELLITKALSRYPAESAGPGDIVAVAGFDTITIGETLSDPDDVRPLPTITVDDPAISMTIGTNTSPIIGKVKGHKLTARMVKDRLDRELVGNVSLKVLDVGRPDAWEVQGRGELALAILVEQMRREGFELTVGKPQVVTRRDENGKLQEPFEHMTIDVPDEYLGAVTQLMAARKGRMENMANHGSGWVRMEFIVPSRGLIGFRTQFLTDTRGTGIANGISHGYGPWAGEISTRTNGSIIADRSGVVTPFAIINLQERMSFFVQPTEEVYEGMVVGENSRADDMDVNITKEKKLTNMRQSTADNFESMTPSKVLSLEEALEFAGDDECVEVTPDAIRIRKVELDASARQRSTARLKKQNA
- the efeU gene encoding iron uptake transporter permease EfeU, translating into MLANYLIGLREGLEAALVVGILIAYVVKVGRRDVLPRLWLGVGAAVVLSLGLGAVLTFGTYGLTFQAQEIIGGGLSIVAVGFVTWMVFWMARTARGLRGELESGLRRALGGGAWAVVALAFLSVGREGIETALFVWATVQSTGGGATPLVGALLGIVTAVAVQVAIYRGVVRLDVARFFRVTGYFLVVVAAGVLAYGVGDLQEASVLPGRASLAFDVSAAVPPTSWYGTLLQGLVNFTPTPSWLQVVVWLAYLAVVVPLFVRATRRRRPGTTTPSGSSATLGTSAPSTTPSPRTAGASR